CCACATCAATCGATTCTCTCTCTTGAGCAAAAAGTTTTTGCGGACGAGACAGACGGACGACTTTACCTGTACGGGCGTGATTCACCGTCATATCTTTTTCAAACTTACCAGTGCAGACCCGGATAAAAGCGACGCGATCGCGGTGTTTTGGGTCCATGTTCGCCTGGAGTTTGAAAACGAACCCAGAAAACTCTGGGTAAGTAGGCGGAACTTCACCGACGCTGCTGTGATGATTTCCTGGTTTGAGAGCGTAGTCGAGGAAGTATTTCAAGAATAACTCAACGCCAAAGTTGGTCATGGCGCTACCAAAAAACACTGGGGTCATTTTTCCTTGATGTACCAACTGCAAATCTAGTTCCGGACCGACTCCTTCTAATAGTTCTAGATCGTTTTTCAGTTGGTGGTAAAGTTCCTGTTCCAGTAATTCTTCAATTCTGGCATCACCCAAGTCTACTATGGTGTCGCGGGCTTCCCGGCTACCGTGGGCGCTACGTTCAAATAAATGTATTTGTTGTTTGTCTCGGTCAAACACACCTTTAAAGCGATCGCCCATCCCAATCGGCCAGTTGACTGCATAGGTTTGCAATCCCAATTCTTGCTCAATCTCATCCAAAAGATCCAGTGGTTCTCTTCCGGGACGGTCGAGTTTATTCACAAATGTAAAAATCGGGATACCCCGCATTTTACAAACTTCAAACAGTTTTCGCGTTTGGGGTTCTAGACCTTTGGCGACATCAATTAACATCACTGCATTATCTGCAGCCGCTAGGGTACGATAGGTATCTTCACTAAAATCTTGGTGTCCGGGGGTGTCGAGTAAATTTATCTGACAGTTACGGTAGGCAAATTGTAACACCGTAGATGTAATAGAAATACCCCGTTGCTGTTCCATCGCCATCCAGTCAGAAGTAGCTTTCCGCTGCGCTCGCCGCGCTTTTACCGCCCCAGCTTCGTGAATTGCACCTCCGTATAATAGGAGCTTTTCTGTGAGCGTAGTTTTACCAGCGTCAGGGTGAGAAATAATCGCAAAATTGCGGCGCAGTTGAACTGCTTCCTGAAGATCGGACTCTAGTTCAGTTGACATAAGTGTATTTGTTTGCTTGTTAGTTAACTTAACTTAATGTTTTCATACTCTAGTGGGTCTTTTAATCTTAAGACAACGAAGCACGTGTTAGCGTCGTAATATCGCCAACAACCATCAATTAAGGGGAGACATAAATGTATAACGCCTACGACAGCGATAAGCGTAAGCTATTATCCGCCCTGAGTCATGGAGCCATTTTTTTCAGCACTACGGTTGTATCTGTAGGCATACCTATTGCAGTACTATTCATCAGTGATGATCCTGTTGTCAAAGATAACGCCAAAGAATCCATCAATTTTCACTTTAATGTCTGGTTTTATGGTGGAATTCTGGGAGCTATTTTTTTCCTCACGGGTTGGTTAATATTACCACTAATAGTTCTATTGCCAATAGCAGGAATAGGCTACGTATTGCATTGGGGATTAACAATCTGGGCAATTATTAACGTTTTTGGTAATCCAGATCAACCCTTCCGTTATCCGTTTATTTTCCGTTTCCTTTAAGACTTAATGGTAATTGTTAACTGGGCATTACTTCCTTGCTAGTGTAAGATTACCTAAATCTCTCTAACTCTGATCTCTGTTTCCTTTGCGCCTGGTACGATTAATTAAATAGGTAATCTTCTGGCGGTTCGGGAGCAGATATGGGGTTTAGTCATTACTAATTGACAAACCCCTTTGGAGCATTTCAAAATTAAATCTTCATCTTTGAATTTTGAAACCGAAAAATCAAGGTTTTGGGTTGGCCATAGGCCATAGGGCAGAAAAAACTAACCTATGCCCTATGCCCTATCTTCACGAATAGCCTCGCCGCGTAAGTCCTAATCTTGTTGCGATAAGTAAAATTAGTAACTTTAAGCAGATGATGAATTTACCAAACCAAAATAGACGACTGCAAATTCTGGTAATGTATGGCATCTTGGGCGCGATCGCACTTGTGACGCTGTTTCCATTGCTGTGGTTAATTAGTACCGCCTTAAAATCGCCTACGGAAAACATCTTGCAGTCGCCGCCGCAATTATTACCAAGCCAACCGACTCTAGAAAATTTCGCTAGTGTTTGGCAATCACTACCCTTTGGACAGTACATGTATAATAGCACCCTAATTGCAGTTTTAACGGTAGGTTTGAATCTACTGTTTTGTGCTTTAGCTGCTTATCCTTTGGCACGACTCTCTTTTGTGGGGCGAGACTGGATTTTTATTGCGATCGTTTCGACAATTATGATTCCCTTTCAGATCGTGATGATTCCCCTGTATATTTTGACAGTCCAGTTGGGTTTGAGAAATACTTATTTAGGAATGATTTTTCCCAGTTTAGCTTCTGCCTTTGGTATTTTTCTGTTGCGACAAGCTTTTATGGGCGTCCCTAAAGAGATAGAAGAAGCAGCCCGGATGGATGGTAGCTCAGAGTTGGGTTTATGGTGGTATGTTATGTTACCAGCAATTAGCCCGGCACTAGTAACTCTGGCTATTTTCGTCTTCATTGGTTCTTGGAGTGACTTTCTGTGGCCTTTAATTGTCATCCAAGATGAAAATTTATATACTCTTCCCCTGGGAGTAGCGAAGCTAGCGGGGACATTTTCCTTGGACTGGCGGTTAGTGGCTGCTGGTTCAGTAATTTCGATAGCGCCAGTTATGTTATTATTTCTGTTTCTACAACGCTACATTGTACCTACGGAAACTGGTAGTGGTGTCAAGGGTTAAGAGTTAAGGGTCAAGGGTCAAGAATCAAGGGTCAAAAGTGCAATCTCCTGGTCAACTATTTGCTACAGGACTTACACCGACATTTATTTATTGACAATCGCACCAAAAACCGTCCACAGGAATAGTGCAGACCCTAGGCGCTCGACTGGCTCTGTTTTAACTGTGGACTTTTGACTTTTGACTCTTGAGCTTTGACTTTTGACTTTTGACCTTTGACTTTTGACTTTTGACTCCTGACTCTTGACTCTTGACTCTTCACTTAATAAGCACCGCTTTTGTTAAACACAACCCAGATAGTTTTGATAATCAGACTGAAGTCGTAAGCGATAGACCACTTGCGCTGGTAGTTAATATCCATACGAACTATAGTTTCAAAGTCTTTGATGCTAGACCGACCATTAGCCTGCCATTCTCCAGTAATACCTGGCTTGACTTGCAATCTTTGCCAATGGTGTGGCTCGTAGTATATCACTTCGTCAGGAGTGGGCGGCCTGGTGCCCACTAAACTCATATCGCCCAACAGGACATTCCAAAATTGAGGTAATTCGTCCAAACTAGTGCGCCGCAAGAACTTACCCAAACTAGTAATGCGGGGATCATCAACTGATTTAAAAATGTGACCTTGAGCTTGGTTTTTCACCAGATGTTTGCGTTTATCAGCATCAACAATCATCGAACGGAACTTCCAGATCCGGAAGGGTCGTCCGTGTAAACCGCAGCGAATTTGGGAATAAAATATTGGGCCTGGATCAACAAAAAAAGTAGCAATCGCTACAAATATTGCTATCCAACCTGTAATCATCAGTCCCACAATCGCTCCGAGAATATCAATGAATCGTTTTGTTCTACTTAAGGTTGAAGGGTGTATGGGTTGTTGTGAAAATTCAACTGAACCAAGATAACTCAACAACGCTAGATTATCTACAACACGACCTTTGGCATCAGTAGTAAAAGTAGACATATACATAAGACGGATGTTGTTATTACTGCGTTTTTTATCAGTAATTTAGTGTTTTTACTGATGAAGTAACGAATATTAATATAGATAATTTTTATCAATAAGAAAAACACTTAGAGCAAACTTTACAAAATCTTTGCATTTAAGCGTGTAATATAAATTTCTAGTATCCTTTCTGGGAATGAAAAAAAACCATGTTATTGGGGATTTACTTAATCTCTGATGAGAGATAATTATACCTGTAACTTTCTGAAACTAGATGAGTTACAGGTATTTTCGAGGAATGTATCCTATGTATCACGGTATTACCAGAGGCTTTTGTCCGTAATGTTACCTATCTTAAGCTCGGTTACTCCTAATATCATGTCATTGACATACTCTCCGCCCTTTTAGGGTGGAGATTCTGGAGTCAAACAGCAATTGTTGGCATAGCCAGTCTAACATCACCTAACCCAATGGTTGAACAAGAGGCAAGGGAGCAGGGATCTCTTAGCAGGGGAGAAGGAACAGAAAGGGATTCGACCCCAACTGTTGCGCCCAATCCCGCAGGGTACGAGAACCACTTAACAGAAGTGGGGGACTCAGACCCATGTTCCGCTCCGCTCCACGGCTCTTGGAAGGGGTCATTTCCCTCTGCTAAGAGCCCCCTTCCCCCTGCCTCTTCGTTGATGCCCCATGCCCTTGTGGGTGGAATTTTTTATTTGGAAGTTCCTAATGCCAAGTTAATCATATATGGTTCCTCCAGAGATTGCTGAGTACTAGCTTTGATAGCATCTAGATAGCGACGCAAATACAAAAGCTGTTGGGAGTTGGGACGATAAGTGAGACTTCCTTGTTTTTCAAAAAGTGGTGCGGAAGCGATCGCCTTGTAGTCAGTATTTTCACGTGAGCTTTGGGTAAGCCTTGTGGCGTCTAAATGATTAGGTATTAAACCTGAAGGTAACTCACCTTCCAAGAAAGCCATGAGACGTTGCTGACAAGTACGGGTGTTGATGCCCCGACCCTCAAATAACTGGATAATTTCACCAAAAGATAGGGTTCGCTCTGGTAAAAGCCGCAGTAATTCTGTAAATAGGAAATAGTCAGTATACTGTTGCCTAGATACCTCTAAAACTTGGGGATGTAGAGGTAGCATTCCTAGTCCATAGGCTACCCGACTACAATTAGGAGCGCCGTGATCACCGATATATAAATCTTGAATAATCTTGGCATTGGGGAGTTTTTGGCGTAACCAACGGTTCACTGTGGGGATAGCAGCCATCCCACCAGTCAAGATAGCTTGATTAATTGCTTCTGTGGGTATACCACGGGCTACCAACAATTTATTAAGTTCGCGGTTCAGACGCCGGACAAAGGGGACTAACACCTGACTTTCTAAGTCTCGCCGCTGCAGAACCCATCGCTGATCAGCCAAATCCAGTGTAAACGAATCTTGGTGTTGTAGAATTAGCTTCAGAGCCAGAGCTGCATCCAGCACTGCTTGTCCCAGCAAGGAGCTTTCTAGACGCTGCTGGAGGCGAATCCGAGCCGTTATATCCGGTTCACCGACTCGCGGTAGTTCTAATTCCTCCAATCCCAAACTATGCCAACGCATTCGGTCTAAACCGGGTATACTCGGTTGCCAATACCTTCCCGTAGCTTCTGGCGCAGTCTGGTTAGTGGTAATAGTTTTGTCATCATCCTGAAGTTCAAAACGTGATTGCCGAGATTTTGGTGGTAACAGCAGCTGGCAGATAATATCTTGCTCAATGCCCTTACCAGCATAGGCAAAACTGTGGAGCATGAAATCATTGTGTGCCAATTGCACCTGATTCTGTGGCAAATCAACTAAGGCCATTTCGCTGGCGGTAGCGCCAATATTCAGGGCGAGGGTATTGCCTACGAAAGGGTGTTCGCTGGTGTTTACAGGACGCAAACCGTCGCGATCGCTCAATTGTACTGCTTCATTGTTAGCACCATCAAGGACACTAAGTAAACTAGCGATCGCCTCCTCAACAAAAAATACTTGCTGTGGATGCTGAATGAGTTTGCTAGTAAGTATTGCTTCGCGGACATTAAAGCGATATTGTTCTGACGAGTTGGCTGGACAGGTGCAGATCACACCTGTAATATTATTGATAATCGGACCAAAAGCTGGTTCTGCAATTCCCACAGCCGCAGCGGTTAAACCTTGAGTGGTGCTATCACGATCAGATTTCAGGGTCAACAGCAGTTTAGAGAGCGATCGCACAACCCAAATTAACGGTCCGGCAGAAAATTCATTAAATTGCAGCACAGGTTCCCATTTTTGGCGTGTACTTTTGTAGGGGATGGCTACTTGTAAATAGGGTTTCAACTGTGCTGAATAAAGATTAGATGTTAACTCTGTCGCCGAGGAAGATGGTGCAGAAACTTTTTCCTGAGCAACATCTATAGGCGCTGTTTGCTCAATTATTTGTTCGCCATGAGGCACAGAAGCCGTAGGCAGATAAACCTCTGCTGGTAAACGGAACGATTGCTGAAAGGAAGTAGCTCCTGATTGGTTTTGTGCTAACCAATAAATAGGATATACCACAAAAGTGGAGCGATTTAACAATACCGCAGAAATTCCCGTTGTCCCCAAATCAATTCCTAAATACCAGACCGCATCGAGAATAGTCGGTGCAGAAACTTCTGTATTATTTAGCTTGTTGTCAAGTAAAGAACTTTGCTGGTTAGAATCTGTGGCTATTGTCTTTTCTTCAGTTATTTGTTCCACTGGCGACAAAGAAGTGGAAACGAAAGCTGAGGGTTGATTTTCTGTCAACAGTTCCGCAGCAGAAACCTGAGCCTGAGTCCGATCCCAGTTCGTTATCGGCGGTAATGGGGAATTTAGCGACCCATCAAAATTCGCCAAATCCCGATCCAATTGCTGTAACTGCACTGCATCTAAAGAAATATCAGGTATGGTAGTCACCTGATTTTCTGTTTGCGAGAGTAGATTTTCATTGGCAGAAGCGGGAATATAGTGATCAGTTCTATCCGCCTCCTCATCTTGAATCAGTACTTCTGATCTTGATGCGGGAGTTGCTGCTGTGGGAGATGAAATAGCCCCCGGTTGCGGGTCACTACCGACATCAGGGAATAGGTCTGTCAGTGCTGTAATTGTTTCCGCCTCCGTTGGCTGATTGAGGAACCTGTCCGTGGGTAGAACTTCTGGGGGTGGCAAATTAGATAAGCTAATCGGTGGTACTGGGTCTGGCTCTTCATCAAAAAACAATGTCTCCCATGACTGGGATAATGAATCTGTAGGTTGTAGAGGCGGATCTTGTATTGTTGGTGAGTTGAGATTGCTACGCTGCACAAGACCCACATCTGGTTGCTCAATCCAAGGATCGGGCATAATCTCAGGAGAATCCACTGCTTCGACTTGATTAGTTGGCAATTCTGCTGTAGTCTCGGCAATATTCAATACTGCTGGAGAATCCACTGCTTCGACTTGATTAGTTGGCAATTCTGCTACAGTGTCGGCAATATTCAATACTGCTGCGGATGGAGAGAGGGTAAAAACCTCATTTGTGACAGCATTCTGTCCTACCTCCACAGTGGAATCAATCACATTGTCAGTACCAAACAAGCTAGCGTAAAGTTGGTCTACTTCATCTAATTCAAAACTATTTTGCGGTAGTTCGGTTGGGGTGACAGGAGTACTGGTAGTGTGTGGTAAAACCACTGCATCTAGTTCCTGTGTGGTGCTAGCCACTGGTGGCTCTAGATTAATTATCGCTAAAGATGGCGTCAGAGGCTGTACCGCTGATTCGCGAGTATCCGCACTGCTGACCAATGTTGGCGATGGTGGTAGTGTGACATTTTTTTCTCCCCCTTGCCAAGATGGTTCGGAACTCAGGGATGGTGGCTGCAAATACTGCGTCAAATTTTGCACAAAGCTGGCCATCAACTGTTCGCCTTGCACTCCCTGACTGTACATTCTTGCGAGTGCTTGGGATAGGGACTCCTGATAGGTATGAATGTTGCGCTGTAGTGCCTCAAATACCACATTTACAGTCCCATCTAGTGACAATAAACGTTGATCCAAGTCTGTCGCTAACCGTGTTAACCGCTCCGTCGAATCTGATGATTCTATAAAAGGTGCTGTCGTGGAACTGATTGGTTCTAGGTTGGTCTGATTACTTGTTGTTAAGGAACTAGGGGAGGAAGGCAAATTCTGTGATACATGAGGAGTTAAATTTGGCACTAGGCGACTCATTAGCACCTGTAAAAATTCAGAGATGATCTGCTCTTGATTTGCCAACTGCTGGCTTAAGGAGTAGTTGTGCAATCGCCTTTGCTCTAACTGTCTGATTTCCTGTACAAGAGTTGCCCTTTCTTGCAGCAGCGTTGATAATTCTGCTTGCAAGGGCATAAGCAGTGTCGCAAATTCACTGTTTAATTGTTGAGGCAGAACTACAGGATTGTGTTCTTGATCGGGTTGCTTTTGCTGTATTGAAGACTGAATATTTGCCTGATCAACAAATTTTGCCAACAACGGCGATCGCAGTGGCTGTGCCTGTGGCTTATTTGCGGCTTCCTTCTCTACAGGCTCATTTTCTCCTAGACCGACAAGGAAATCGCGAATTCTCTCTAAAACCTCATGGCCTTCTTCAGTCCCCTGACCAGACAACAGCCTAGACCGGCGCTTGCTACTATTAGCCAGTAAGTGATCAATGTCTGCGATCAGTCTTTGAATTTCATCTGCGCGGGAAGTCACTTTAAAATACCTTAGCGAGAAATGTACGTTAACTGGTATGAAAATTACTTTACAATTAGTACGGAAGCTATAACATGTGATTATCGTCACCCAATACTAAGATCTCTCAGGTCTTGTACCCTCTTGACAAACAACCTCTGTTGTAGCATGTCAATTTTATTAGCATAAAACATAGAAAAAAATCCGGCAGCCTAGCTGAAAATTTTCAGTAACCTGATCCTCAATTAGCTATTTTGTGGACAAGTATTGACAATATTATATATTCATGGTAGAAAAAATGTATGGTAAAGATAAATTTGCCACATCAGCGGGTGTTATATTCTCTACGGAAAATATTGACAACTCTACATCATAGATGGTAATTCTAAACCAAGACCCAACAAGTTTATCGCTCTTATTTAGAATAAAGATTGGGTATAGCTAAGACACATCAAATTGGGTCGGATATTAGGCTGGATGTCACTCATAAGGCAACTACATAATTAATATAGAGAAAAATACGTAAAAGTAGTCATAGAAGATTTAAATCTTAGCGTTATACTGTCCAACCACAAACTAACTGGTGAGGTGACACTAATTTTTATAAAAATGCACGTTGAAAACCCTTGGCGCAAGCCTGCTGTTTAACGGCGAGTCTGTGAATGTAGAATCCCCTAGCCTTTAGGCAGGGAAGTGTCAACTAATGGAACTCATACGCCTAATTCAGTCTAGGAAATCTCAACTACAGGAAATATGTCCAAGAATGTCTAAAGTTGAGATAGCAGTAAGATGGTGTTTTATGCCAAACTGTTATTTAGGTTAAACCAAATCTTTCAAGGTGTAGACATAAAAAAAAAGTTTTTCTTCACGCTGTTTGTGTCTTTATGGTTAAAAAACATTTTCCAACCCCAAAGACGCGATCGCAGACCGTTTCGTCGAGAAAGACCAGTTAGTTAAATGCGCTGTTCTATTTAAAGAGCTAATTTAATAGCTTAGGCTTATAATGATGGCGCTCGTATTTGTTTTTAATCCAGCTGCTTGAAAAAACATGTTGTAATGGAAGACCGATATAGTCCACAGCCACCCGCCCATCCCTGGATGCTCACTGCTCCCTTTTTTCAAGGTTTGCCAGAAATTGTTGTGGAACTAGCTCTCAGCCATCTTGTAACTCGCACTCACCCAGCCAACCAAGTGATTCTGTTGGAAAATGACTGGGGTGGTTCTGTGTATTTTATTGTAGACGGTTGGGTGAAAATTCGTACATACAATTTAGAAGGAAAAGAAGTAACGCTGAATATTATTGGTAAGGGGGAATTGTTTGGGGAAATGGCGGCGCTAGATGAAGTACCTCGCTCTACTGATGTAATTACTCTAACCCCCACTGTAATTGGCAGTATGCCATCTCAGGATTTTGTGAAGTTACTTCAAACAGAACCAATGGCTGGTATGCGATTGTCACAATTAATGGCACGACGCTTGCGCCAAGTGAATCGCCGACTACGGTTGCGGGAATCTGATAGTCAGTCGCGGGTAGCAGATACTTTACTGTTTTTAGCAGAAGGACAGGGAAAAAAAGCGCAGACAGGCACAGAAATTCCCAATTTACCTCATCGGGAATTGAGTAGCTTGAGTGGATTGGCGCGGGAAACAGTTACACGAGTCTTGACCAGGCTAGAAAAAAAAGGGTTGATTAGAAGGGATCAGGACATTATTTGTATTCCCGATTTGTCAGCCCTAGAAAAAATGATCGTCTAACAAGGGACTTGCAAATAAAAAAATATCCAATAGAGAAAATATATGTGCCAGTTATGTAAGTCCTGATTTGGAGTTCAGTGAAATATGAGCATTTCAAATTCTCTACCAGACGAGCCTGAGCAAGAACCATCCCCTGAATCGCAAATAGCCCAAAATCAATGGGTAGATAGACAACAGAAGTTAGCGCGACCCCAACTAAAAGTTGATGCACCCCTGCGGATGGTAGAAACGGCGTTTTTAGCCAGTACTGCTAGCTTGCTCTGGTTTATTAACTTTTACTTTCCTTTGGGGCCGGTTTTGCGGATATTTTTTCCCGTACCCATCGCTCTAGTTTACCTGCGTTGGGGCAAACGAGCCGCCTGGATGGCAGCTGTCACCTCTGGGCTACTATTAGCGGTACTGATGGGACCTGTCCGTAGTCTGCTGTTTGTTATGCCCTTCGCTTTCATGGGCGTGCTGTTGGGGGCGACATGGTATCGTCGTGTAGGCTGGATTGTGTCTATCACCTTGGGGACGTTGTTGGGGACTTTGGGGGCATTTTTTCGGGTGTGGTTGCTCTCGGTGTTATCGGGTGAAGACCTATGGATTTATATGATTAACTATGTAACAGATATCACAGAATGGATATTTCTGATGCTGGGATTATTGACTAGTCCCAGTGTGTTTTTGATTCAATTAGGGGCGATCGCTTTGATTGTATTCAACAACTTTATCTACCTGTTTGTCGTACACCTAGCAGCATGGCTACTGTTAGATCGTCTGGGAAATCCCATCTCTCGCCCCCCTCACTGGGTGCAAGTTTTAATGGATTATGAAGCGTAGTCATTGGTCATTGGTCATTAGTAACTGGACAACTGACTAATGATAATTGACAACTGACAACTGACAACTGACTAATGACAACTGACTTAATTCGCATTTATACGCAAATTGCACAGGGTAAAGCCTGGATAGCTAAGTATCGCGGTCGTTTACCAATATTTGCTTGTGTTTTAGGATTTACTGAAACTGGTTTGATCCCAGGAATTTCAGCGGCTGGACGCACTCCAGAGGATCGAAAATTTACTGCTTGTGCTGATGCCGAGTTTTTATACTACGGGGCAGAACACAAGCCCGTATATCCCCTACCACCACTGGCGGCGGGGGCCTCACCAGTGGTGATTTCCCGCGCTGTAGTTGAGGCGCTGAAAATGCCAGTTTATTTATTTAATGCTGGATTACCTTACCCCTGTGCTGTGCCCACAATTGATTTGGGTGGGACT
The Gloeotrichia echinulata CP02 DNA segment above includes these coding regions:
- a CDS encoding Crp/Fnr family transcriptional regulator codes for the protein MEDRYSPQPPAHPWMLTAPFFQGLPEIVVELALSHLVTRTHPANQVILLENDWGGSVYFIVDGWVKIRTYNLEGKEVTLNIIGKGELFGEMAALDEVPRSTDVITLTPTVIGSMPSQDFVKLLQTEPMAGMRLSQLMARRLRQVNRRLRLRESDSQSRVADTLLFLAEGQGKKAQTGTEIPNLPHRELSSLSGLARETVTRVLTRLEKKGLIRRDQDIICIPDLSALEKMIV
- a CDS encoding DUF2232 domain-containing protein; translation: MSISNSLPDEPEQEPSPESQIAQNQWVDRQQKLARPQLKVDAPLRMVETAFLASTASLLWFINFYFPLGPVLRIFFPVPIALVYLRWGKRAAWMAAVTSGLLLAVLMGPVRSLLFVMPFAFMGVLLGATWYRRVGWIVSITLGTLLGTLGAFFRVWLLSVLSGEDLWIYMINYVTDITEWIFLMLGLLTSPSVFLIQLGAIALIVFNNFIYLFVVHLAAWLLLDRLGNPISRPPHWVQVLMDYEA
- a CDS encoding DUF4870 domain-containing protein produces the protein MYNAYDSDKRKLLSALSHGAIFFSTTVVSVGIPIAVLFISDDPVVKDNAKESINFHFNVWFYGGILGAIFFLTGWLILPLIVLLPIAGIGYVLHWGLTIWAIINVFGNPDQPFRYPFIFRFL
- a CDS encoding peptide chain release factor 3, giving the protein MSTELESDLQEAVQLRRNFAIISHPDAGKTTLTEKLLLYGGAIHEAGAVKARRAQRKATSDWMAMEQQRGISITSTVLQFAYRNCQINLLDTPGHQDFSEDTYRTLAAADNAVMLIDVAKGLEPQTRKLFEVCKMRGIPIFTFVNKLDRPGREPLDLLDEIEQELGLQTYAVNWPIGMGDRFKGVFDRDKQQIHLFERSAHGSREARDTIVDLGDARIEELLEQELYHQLKNDLELLEGVGPELDLQLVHQGKMTPVFFGSAMTNFGVELFLKYFLDYALKPGNHHSSVGEVPPTYPEFSGFVFKLQANMDPKHRDRVAFIRVCTGKFEKDMTVNHARTGKVVRLSRPQKLFAQERESIDVAYPGDVIGLNNPGVFAIGDTIYTGQKLEYEGIPYFSPELFATLRNPNPSKFKQFQKGISELREEGAVQIMYSTDEAKRDPILAAVGQLQFEVVQFRLQNEYGVETLLESLPYSVARWVEGGWEALNKVGRIFNTTSVKDSMGRPVLLFRNEWNCQQLQGDHPELKLSATAPVFSSQQPVDG
- a CDS encoding carbohydrate ABC transporter permease, which encodes MNLPNQNRRLQILVMYGILGAIALVTLFPLLWLISTALKSPTENILQSPPQLLPSQPTLENFASVWQSLPFGQYMYNSTLIAVLTVGLNLLFCALAAYPLARLSFVGRDWIFIAIVSTIMIPFQIVMIPLYILTVQLGLRNTYLGMIFPSLASAFGIFLLRQAFMGVPKEIEEAARMDGSSELGLWWYVMLPAISPALVTLAIFVFIGSWSDFLWPLIVIQDENLYTLPLGVAKLAGTFSLDWRLVAAGSVISIAPVMLLFLFLQRYIVPTETGSGVKG
- a CDS encoding sugar transferase, which gives rise to MSTFTTDAKGRVVDNLALLSYLGSVEFSQQPIHPSTLSRTKRFIDILGAIVGLMITGWIAIFVAIATFFVDPGPIFYSQIRCGLHGRPFRIWKFRSMIVDADKRKHLVKNQAQGHIFKSVDDPRITSLGKFLRRTSLDELPQFWNVLLGDMSLVGTRPPTPDEVIYYEPHHWQRLQVKPGITGEWQANGRSSIKDFETIVRMDINYQRKWSIAYDFSLIIKTIWVVFNKSGAY